In Pseudobacteroides sp., one DNA window encodes the following:
- a CDS encoding S8 family serine peptidase encodes MMSKKFISSVLAVILLLDLLSLNQTLTFYTSKSYAYSEIPTISSSPTPMPADFPSITSINSIKVSPTNTSTITPTNSLTTTPTNSPTTTLTPQLPSIKVQMYNGNKASQINTIFPWYRIINTGASSVKLADIKIRYYYTINGEYQQNFWCDWSNRSAINITGIFVKKSMPQTDMDYYFELGFKDDAGILSPGQSVEAQNRFAKVNWSNFNQTDDYSFNNTSTNYIDWNKVSCYISNKLVWGEEPYSVKGINISETSVNLKVGESQLLTAKVTPENAANKKVIWSSTNTNIATVDENGCIHGVSKGYVIITAKSEEGGFTAECQVKVTAPVTAISLDKTLLQINQGESYTFTPSILPDNADNKDILWSSSDSNIVSVGQSGKITGVTEGEAVITATTVDGNFTASCTIKVQSPDLIGKVEPINPDNIVLDPATGLRMINNQILATYKDGISIETITEKVNAINGTIVGHLYQLNDFQIRINNNPSIEHLKNIVDQLNQDPDVANASLNILGNSLSLTPDSGKDPEWFKSASSNDTWTESLPEGRNWGLEAIHAPSAWDSNSSMSKIKIGIVDGGFQTNHEDLNIPASNTQHTAGNITPNLSTLGDLADHGTHVAGIIGALPNNDVGITGLVWKKDIYAFGTDFQDFDIKYGILWNIKKGAKVINISIGFDLNKYINDFVTANGNMPTQTQIQQVLNLNRSHSINYWGEFVRKLVYSEYDFLIVQAAGNSQIDAQFNRIFGGITERLLKDHIIIVGSYGNNPPITIPVGAGITMPGGYHMSTFSNWGSTVDIVAPGENIFSTVVEKRVSGIPPIEKYSLMDGTSMAAPFVTGAASIVWSIKPTFKAEQVKEIIVGRWDNAPYQDVIITFNGKDYKTLNVELAAERAKITTSPDPSTQLPQGIIMGKIIDAVSKAPVNGASIVAYRADSTPPYIHIFGSSRSGEVDSNGNPVTNGDGTYELILSPGTYTMIVNADGYSTEIMSITVTNGIKKFNPTLKTIPVSRSGVGIASGNIINAFSGQGVGNATINIRRGINITSGDFVSTISSSSNGAYNTELPAGNYTAEITCEGYSIGYFNFISIGDIEQGNQNGTITPIIPDGQTRIILTWGPIPSDLDSHLTGPTSSSRFHVYYSQKNYTYNGVKCADLDLDDTSSYGPETTTIYQQTDGIYRFSVHDYSNKSSPTSTVLSNSGAEVKVYRGSTLVSTFNVPTNLVGNEWTVFEMDGNTIIPINTIKNESNPGNINSF; translated from the coding sequence ATGATGTCAAAAAAATTTATCTCATCTGTGTTGGCAGTAATACTATTGTTAGATCTTTTGTCGCTTAATCAAACACTTACTTTTTACACAAGCAAATCATACGCCTATTCAGAAATTCCTACAATATCCAGTTCCCCAACACCAATGCCTGCTGATTTCCCATCTATAACTTCTATAAATTCTATTAAGGTATCTCCTACAAATACTTCAACTATAACTCCTACAAATTCTCTAACCACTACTCCTACAAATTCTCCAACCACTACTTTAACTCCACAATTACCGAGTATTAAAGTCCAAATGTATAATGGAAATAAAGCATCGCAGATAAATACTATATTTCCATGGTATAGAATTATTAATACTGGGGCATCATCAGTTAAACTAGCAGATATAAAAATAAGGTATTATTATACAATAAATGGTGAATATCAACAAAACTTTTGGTGTGACTGGTCTAATAGAAGTGCCATAAATATAACTGGAATTTTTGTAAAGAAATCTATGCCACAAACTGATATGGATTATTACTTTGAATTAGGATTTAAAGATGATGCAGGAATTTTAAGCCCTGGTCAAAGTGTTGAAGCTCAAAATAGATTTGCCAAGGTAAATTGGTCAAATTTCAATCAAACAGATGATTATTCATTTAATAATACATCTACAAATTATATTGATTGGAACAAAGTTTCATGCTATATCTCAAACAAGCTAGTTTGGGGAGAAGAACCGTATAGTGTTAAAGGTATAAATATTAGCGAAACCAGCGTAAATTTAAAAGTTGGAGAGAGCCAGTTACTCACTGCAAAAGTGACTCCTGAAAATGCTGCAAATAAAAAAGTAATATGGTCAAGTACTAATACCAATATTGCTACAGTTGATGAAAACGGCTGTATACATGGTGTTTCTAAAGGTTATGTTATTATAACAGCTAAATCTGAGGAAGGTGGATTTACTGCGGAGTGCCAAGTAAAAGTAACTGCTCCAGTGACTGCAATCAGTTTGGACAAAACTTTACTACAGATTAATCAAGGTGAAAGTTATACATTTACGCCATCAATCTTACCTGATAATGCTGATAATAAAGATATTCTTTGGTCAAGTTCTGATTCAAACATAGTTTCAGTTGGTCAAAGTGGAAAAATAACAGGAGTTACTGAAGGTGAAGCAGTTATAACAGCAACAACTGTCGATGGTAACTTCACAGCATCTTGTACAATTAAGGTACAAAGTCCTGATCTTATAGGAAAAGTAGAGCCTATTAATCCAGATAATATAGTTTTAGACCCCGCAACAGGACTGCGTATGATTAATAACCAAATATTAGCAACCTATAAAGATGGTATCTCCATAGAAACTATCACTGAAAAAGTCAATGCAATTAATGGGACAATAGTTGGACATCTGTATCAACTAAATGATTTTCAAATAAGAATAAATAACAACCCTAGTATAGAGCATTTAAAAAATATAGTTGATCAATTAAATCAGGATCCAGATGTTGCGAACGCTTCATTAAATATACTTGGGAATAGTTTAAGTTTAACTCCTGACTCAGGAAAAGATCCAGAGTGGTTCAAAAGTGCTTCAAGTAATGATACTTGGACGGAATCTTTGCCTGAAGGACGCAATTGGGGGTTAGAAGCAATCCATGCACCATCAGCTTGGGATAGTAATAGTAGTATGAGCAAAATTAAAATTGGAATCGTTGATGGGGGATTTCAAACTAATCATGAGGATTTAAATATTCCTGCATCAAATACTCAACATACTGCTGGAAATATTACTCCCAATTTAAGCACTTTAGGTGATTTAGCAGATCATGGTACCCATGTAGCAGGTATAATCGGTGCCTTACCAAATAATGATGTAGGAATTACAGGTCTTGTTTGGAAAAAAGATATCTATGCTTTTGGCACAGACTTTCAAGATTTCGACATAAAGTACGGGATTTTATGGAATATCAAAAAAGGTGCAAAAGTGATTAATATTAGTATAGGATTTGATTTAAATAAATATATTAATGATTTTGTTACTGCTAATGGAAACATGCCCACACAAACACAAATTCAGCAAGTTCTGAATCTTAACCGATCTCATTCAATTAATTATTGGGGTGAATTTGTTCGTAAATTAGTTTATAGCGAATATGATTTTCTTATAGTTCAAGCTGCTGGTAATTCACAAATTGATGCACAGTTTAATAGGATTTTTGGTGGTATAACTGAAAGACTATTAAAAGATCACATCATAATTGTCGGATCATACGGAAATAATCCACCAATTACAATTCCAGTTGGTGCAGGAATAACAATGCCCGGAGGATACCATATGTCTACCTTTTCTAATTGGGGTAGCACTGTTGATATCGTTGCTCCCGGTGAAAATATTTTCAGTACTGTAGTTGAAAAAAGAGTATCTGGTATTCCTCCAATTGAAAAATACAGTTTGATGGATGGAACATCAATGGCTGCTCCCTTTGTTACTGGTGCAGCATCTATAGTATGGTCTATTAAGCCGACATTTAAAGCTGAACAGGTAAAAGAAATTATTGTGGGTAGGTGGGATAATGCTCCATATCAGGATGTTATTATCACTTTTAACGGAAAGGATTATAAGACATTGAATGTAGAACTGGCTGCAGAAAGGGCAAAAATAACGACATCGCCAGATCCATCAACACAATTACCTCAAGGAATTATTATGGGCAAAATAATAGATGCAGTAAGTAAAGCTCCAGTTAATGGTGCATCAATTGTTGCTTACAGAGCTGACTCTACACCTCCCTATATTCATATATTTGGTTCATCACGCTCTGGAGAAGTAGATAGTAATGGTAATCCAGTCACTAATGGAGATGGTACTTACGAATTGATCCTTTCTCCTGGAACATATACTATGATAGTAAATGCAGATGGCTATTCTACTGAGATTATGAGCATTACGGTTACAAATGGAATTAAAAAGTTCAATCCTACTCTAAAAACCATTCCAGTTTCTCGTTCAGGAGTTGGAATAGCATCTGGAAACATTATTAATGCATTTTCTGGCCAAGGAGTTGGAAATGCTACTATTAATATTAGAAGAGGTATTAACATTACCAGTGGTGATTTTGTTAGTACAATATCATCAAGTTCAAATGGTGCTTATAACACTGAACTACCCGCCGGTAATTACACTGCTGAAATTACATGTGAAGGCTATTCCATCGGATATTTCAACTTTATTTCAATTGGTGATATTGAACAAGGTAATCAAAATGGTACTATAACTCCAATAATTCCTGATGGACAAACACGTATTATATTAACCTGGGGTCCAATACCATCTGATCTTGACTCACACTTAACAGGCCCAACAAGCAGCAGTCGATTCCATGTATACTATTCACAAAAAAATTATACCTATAATGGTGTAAAATGTGCAGATTTGGATTTGGATGATACGAGTAGTTATGGCCCCGAGACAACAACTATTTATCAGCAAACTGATGGTATATACAGGTTTTCTGTACATGATTATTCCAATAAAAGTTCACCAACAAGCACAGTGTTATCAAATTCTGGTGCTGAAGTAAAAGTATATCGTGGAAGCACTTTGGTATCAACATTTAATGTTCCTACAAACCTGGTAGGTAATGAATGGACTGTTTTCGAAATGGATGGTAACACTATAATACCTATCAATACTATAAAAAATGAATCTAATCCTGGAAATATAAATAGTT